One window of the Niallia circulans genome contains the following:
- a CDS encoding sigma-54-dependent transcriptional regulator produces MGIKTLLIAPYPALEHVMEECIKLEPDLNMKIELANLQEAIPIAKEAEKHGVEVIISRGGTAQLIEQEVNIPVVDIHVSGYDMLRVLTLANDYPGKKAIVGFSNITIGAKAITDLLEIPIEVFTIEDAIEVDPLVNQLKMDGYQLIIGDVITRDAAAKYNLEGILIQSGREAIFEAIKEVKSIYRMLRKQRFQMSIMQMIIERQFSDVIVMTRDGNIVYENWKRFRESPLSVKKMINIIQQKNDNKEELDIIETDQHKRVKQMVIPIKVEGELHYLFAFSFMKDLVPDNSLHIIDIQTPPVILSKSDSMKRCIEKIQNNLSSYGWILIGKSGTGKKLISKWIHFQKNRGNGFLAVMSANAFINMNQQLDPDIKTIYLNEIEMLSHEELRIFVGKVKRNYNNGITVIIAIETSDVNRYTALPYLEFIRVDLPILVERKEDIRPLATHFLTAFHAEFGTSAIKIKEDAWKVLESYSWPGNVEELYILIHDAVKEEKGFVIGKGLIQQLLGDRLSKMEMFDNEYLQGTLEEIEKRIIDAVMKEENYNQTKVAERLGINRTTLWRKLKQ; encoded by the coding sequence ATGGGAATTAAAACATTGTTAATTGCTCCTTATCCTGCATTGGAGCATGTGATGGAAGAATGCATAAAACTAGAGCCTGACCTTAATATGAAAATTGAATTGGCCAATCTTCAAGAAGCAATTCCAATTGCAAAAGAGGCTGAAAAACATGGTGTTGAGGTTATTATAAGTCGTGGGGGAACCGCGCAATTAATAGAACAGGAAGTGAATATTCCAGTTGTTGACATACATGTTTCTGGTTATGATATGCTCCGTGTTTTGACCCTGGCAAATGATTATCCAGGCAAAAAAGCGATTGTCGGTTTTTCTAACATTACAATTGGAGCGAAGGCGATAACGGACTTGTTAGAAATACCTATTGAGGTATTTACAATCGAAGATGCTATTGAAGTTGATCCATTAGTCAATCAATTGAAAATGGATGGATATCAATTAATTATTGGAGATGTTATAACTCGTGATGCCGCCGCTAAATATAATCTAGAAGGAATACTAATACAGTCAGGCAGAGAGGCAATATTTGAAGCAATTAAAGAAGTGAAGAGCATCTACCGAATGCTGAGAAAGCAGCGTTTTCAAATGAGTATTATGCAAATGATTATAGAAAGACAGTTTTCGGATGTCATTGTAATGACTCGTGATGGAAATATTGTCTATGAAAATTGGAAACGATTTAGGGAGTCCCCGCTATCGGTCAAAAAAATGATAAATATAATTCAACAAAAAAATGATAATAAAGAAGAATTAGATATCATTGAAACGGATCAGCATAAACGAGTAAAACAGATGGTGATTCCTATAAAGGTAGAGGGGGAACTTCATTATTTATTTGCTTTTTCTTTTATGAAAGATTTAGTACCGGATAACTCCTTACATATTATAGATATACAAACTCCGCCCGTTATCCTTTCGAAAAGTGATAGTATGAAAAGGTGCATAGAAAAGATTCAAAATAATCTTAGTAGTTATGGTTGGATACTTATTGGGAAATCGGGTACAGGAAAAAAGTTAATCTCCAAATGGATTCATTTTCAAAAAAATAGAGGGAATGGTTTTTTGGCTGTTATGTCTGCCAATGCATTTATCAATATGAACCAACAGTTGGATCCTGATATAAAAACAATTTATTTGAATGAAATAGAGATGTTAAGCCATGAAGAGTTAAGGATATTTGTTGGAAAAGTTAAGCGTAATTACAATAATGGCATCACAGTTATAATAGCGATAGAGACGTCAGACGTAAATAGGTATACTGCTCTTCCTTATCTTGAATTTATACGAGTTGATTTACCAATTTTGGTTGAACGTAAAGAGGACATCAGACCATTAGCGACCCACTTTTTAACTGCATTTCATGCTGAATTTGGCACTTCAGCGATCAAGATAAAGGAAGATGCATGGAAAGTATTGGAATCCTATTCATGGCCAGGAAATGTCGAAGAATTATATATACTTATTCATGATGCTGTTAAGGAAGAAAAAGGATTTGTAATAGGAAAAGGGCTTATACAACAGCTACTTGGGGATCGGTTGAGTAAAATGGAAATGTTTGATAATGAATATTTACAAGGTACATTAGAAGAAATAGAAAAAAGAATTATTGATGCCGTCATGAAAGAAGAAAATTACAATCAAACAAAAGTTGCTGAAAGACTCGGGATTAATCGAACAACTTTGTGGAGAAAGCTGAAACAATAA
- a CDS encoding 2-keto-3-deoxygluconate permease has product MKIKETLDRIPGGMMVVPLLIAALLNTFAPNLLRIGNFTEALFVNGSSTLIALFLLCTGAQINVKSFGVSVGKGATLLITKWVVGAAFGLLAYLFAGDNGLWLGLAPIAVIAAMTNSNGGLFVALVGQYGSKEDRAAYSLLALNDGPFLTMVALSIFGAMGFVDGLFSFTSFISVLLPIIVGMVLGNLDDKMRDFLDSGSSMLIPFFAFSLGMGINFSAILEGGLAGIILGLLTVFVTGTAGYYVFKLLKWNPIVGAAEGSTAGNAVATPAVIAAANASFASVVDIATVQVAASVVTTAILLPIYVGFLVKRLEKKGYKFEEQGIKM; this is encoded by the coding sequence ATGAAGATTAAAGAAACGTTGGATCGGATTCCTGGAGGGATGATGGTAGTTCCGTTGTTAATTGCAGCATTATTAAATACATTTGCTCCAAATCTTCTGAGAATCGGGAATTTTACAGAGGCTTTATTTGTTAATGGATCATCTACTTTAATTGCATTATTTCTATTGTGTACTGGAGCTCAAATAAATGTAAAATCATTTGGGGTATCTGTTGGGAAAGGGGCAACATTATTAATCACAAAATGGGTTGTTGGTGCAGCCTTTGGATTACTAGCATATCTGTTTGCTGGAGATAATGGTCTTTGGTTAGGTTTAGCTCCTATTGCAGTAATTGCCGCGATGACAAATAGTAATGGAGGCTTATTTGTTGCTTTAGTTGGGCAATACGGAAGTAAGGAAGACAGAGCTGCTTATTCCTTATTAGCTCTTAATGATGGACCATTTTTAACAATGGTTGCTCTATCCATTTTTGGTGCAATGGGATTTGTGGACGGTTTATTTTCTTTTACTTCTTTTATCTCTGTACTTCTTCCAATCATAGTTGGTATGGTATTAGGTAATTTAGATGATAAAATGAGAGATTTTTTAGATAGTGGAAGTTCTATGTTAATTCCATTCTTTGCTTTTTCTCTCGGGATGGGCATCAATTTTTCTGCCATTCTAGAAGGTGGATTGGCTGGTATTATTCTAGGATTATTAACCGTTTTTGTAACCGGAACTGCTGGTTACTATGTGTTTAAGCTTTTAAAATGGAATCCGATTGTTGGGGCTGCTGAGGGCTCCACAGCTGGGAATGCAGTTGCAACACCTGCAGTAATTGCCGCTGCAAATGCTAGTTTTGCATCGGTGGTTGATATTGCAACAGTACAGGTGGCCGCATCAGTGGTGACCACGGCAATACTGCTTCCAATCTATGTAGGTTTCTTAGTGAAAAGATTAGAAAAAAAGGGATATAAGTTTGAGGAACAAGGTATCAAAATGTAA
- a CDS encoding four-carbon acid sugar kinase family protein, translating to MKNKMGIIADDLTGANDSGVQLAIKKLSTSVVFDYTNSSKEMASDVLIVDTDSRARAKEDAYKAVVEAATFLKRNGYKHIYKKVDSTLRGNLEAELAALESVYNPDMVVIAPAYPKMRRQTINGHHFVDGKIITETEFSNDPKTPVQESFLPKLLNSKNNRKITLLNKEVWHKSKEEINNLIQSALVEGNKWFVCDAAAEEDLINIAKLFSEQNKSIIWAGSAGLIEYLPEMLHLIPSSVKEQEDMEIQTTLIVSGSLSHVTKKQLFKVDRLQDSYFMQVDPVDLINGSYRLDEFMGIVQQNKEHHHFVLYVEADDDNRKRAIEAGKMLGLSKHDVSAAISNGLGTISTHIVKNVPFIKGLVLTGGDTAKAVCRALGVTEMDLYMEIEPGLPFGKIRTETNSYWAVTKAGGFGQEDSLIKALEFLINNRRVIV from the coding sequence GTGAAAAACAAAATGGGGATTATTGCTGATGATTTAACAGGCGCAAACGATTCTGGTGTGCAGCTGGCGATAAAAAAGTTATCTACTAGTGTTGTATTTGATTATACAAATTCATCTAAAGAGATGGCTTCAGATGTTCTAATAGTAGATACGGACAGTAGAGCGAGAGCAAAAGAGGATGCATATAAGGCAGTAGTAGAGGCAGCAACCTTTCTCAAAAGGAATGGGTATAAACATATTTATAAGAAGGTAGATTCCACATTAAGAGGCAATTTAGAGGCAGAACTTGCAGCGCTAGAATCTGTTTATAATCCAGATATGGTTGTTATTGCGCCGGCCTATCCTAAAATGAGACGTCAAACCATCAATGGGCACCATTTTGTAGACGGTAAAATCATTACAGAAACCGAATTTTCCAATGATCCGAAGACACCTGTGCAGGAATCATTTTTGCCTAAGCTTTTAAATTCGAAGAATAACAGGAAAATTACGTTGTTGAATAAGGAAGTTTGGCATAAGTCTAAAGAGGAGATAAACAACCTTATACAATCAGCCTTAGTAGAAGGGAATAAATGGTTTGTTTGTGATGCTGCAGCTGAAGAAGATCTTATAAATATTGCTAAACTATTTTCTGAGCAAAATAAGTCGATTATTTGGGCAGGGTCTGCTGGCTTGATAGAATACCTGCCGGAAATGCTGCATTTGATACCTTCATCAGTAAAAGAACAGGAAGATATGGAAATCCAAACTACTTTGATTGTATCTGGAAGCTTATCTCACGTAACGAAAAAACAATTATTCAAGGTTGATAGATTGCAAGATTCCTATTTTATGCAGGTTGACCCTGTAGATTTAATAAATGGTAGCTATAGGCTGGATGAGTTTATGGGAATAGTCCAGCAGAATAAAGAACATCATCATTTTGTTCTTTATGTGGAAGCGGATGATGACAACAGAAAGCGTGCCATTGAAGCAGGTAAGATGCTTGGATTAAGTAAACATGATGTTAGTGCAGCAATATCAAATGGTTTGGGTACCATTTCAACCCATATAGTAAAAAATGTTCCTTTTATTAAAGGGTTAGTTTTAACAGGAGGAGATACTGCAAAGGCAGTATGTCGTGCGCTGGGAGTAACAGAAATGGATTTATATATGGAAATTGAGCCAGGACTTCCTTTTGGAAAAATTAGAACAGAAACGAATAGCTATTGGGCTGTAACGAAAGCAGGAGGCTTTGGCCAAGAAGATTCCTTAATAAAAGCATTAGAGTTTTTAATTAACAATAGAAGGGTGATAGTATGA
- the pdxA gene encoding 4-hydroxythreonine-4-phosphate dehydrogenase PdxA, whose protein sequence is MSNVKPIVGITMGDAAGVGPEIILKSLGKEEMYTISRPLVIGDSKILNRAKQFVNSDLAIQNISVEEINEITYDYGTVYCLDLNLLDETLPVGKVAPEAGNAAFQYLAKAIELAKEDKIHAICTAPLNKEALHKGGHKYPGHTEILADLTGTQDFSMMLSAPNLKVIHVTTHVGILDAVKMINPERVYHVIKLAHDTLQKAGISNPKIAVCGINPHAGENGLFGYGEEEEKVIPAVERAQKEGIEAVGPLPADTLFFRTVRGDFDIVVAMYHDQGHGPVKVLGLDAGVNITVGLPIIRTSVDHGTAFDIAGKGIADEKSLMEAMRQAVELAPK, encoded by the coding sequence ATGAGTAATGTAAAACCAATTGTAGGGATAACAATGGGAGATGCAGCAGGGGTAGGTCCAGAGATTATTTTAAAAAGCCTTGGTAAAGAGGAAATGTATACGATTAGCAGACCATTGGTGATTGGCGATAGTAAGATTTTGAATAGAGCCAAACAATTCGTTAATAGTGATTTAGCTATCCAAAATATTTCCGTCGAGGAAATTAACGAAATAACCTATGATTATGGCACTGTTTATTGTTTAGATTTAAATTTATTGGATGAAACACTTCCGGTAGGGAAAGTGGCTCCAGAAGCTGGAAATGCGGCATTTCAATATCTTGCTAAAGCCATTGAGCTTGCAAAAGAAGATAAAATCCATGCAATATGTACAGCGCCACTAAATAAAGAGGCGTTGCATAAAGGGGGGCATAAATATCCAGGCCATACAGAAATTCTAGCTGACCTTACTGGTACTCAAGATTTTTCTATGATGCTGTCTGCTCCGAATTTAAAAGTTATTCATGTTACAACACATGTTGGAATTCTTGATGCGGTTAAGATGATTAATCCCGAACGTGTCTATCATGTTATTAAACTTGCTCATGATACTTTACAAAAGGCAGGTATTTCTAATCCGAAAATTGCTGTTTGCGGCATTAATCCACATGCTGGTGAAAATGGATTATTTGGTTATGGAGAAGAAGAAGAAAAAGTAATTCCTGCTGTAGAAAGAGCACAAAAAGAAGGGATAGAAGCAGTTGGTCCACTTCCGGCAGATACATTATTTTTCCGTACGGTACGTGGGGATTTTGATATTGTAGTAGCAATGTATCATGATCAAGGACACGGTCCAGTGAAAGTATTAGGATTAGATGCCGGAGTAAATATTACCGTTGGTTTGCCGATTATTCGAACAAGTGTAGATCATGGAACGGCATTTGATATCGCAGGAAAAGGAATCGCGGATGAAAAAAGCTTGATGGAAGCAATGCGACAAGCTGTAGAACTAGCTCCTAAATGA
- a CDS encoding helix-turn-helix domain-containing protein, producing MSSKKRVDIAKELLIQTTLPVHIISDKVGYGNYSYFTKLFKKETNYTPFEYRRKEKSSAL from the coding sequence ATATCATCAAAAAAAAGAGTAGACATCGCTAAGGAGCTACTCATTCAAACTACATTACCAGTACATATCATCTCAGATAAAGTCGGATATGGAAATTACTCCTACTTTACCAAACTTTTTAAAAAAGAAACAAATTACACTCCTTTTGAATATAGACGAAAAGAAAAATCCTCCGCTTTATAA
- a CDS encoding glycine betaine uptake BCCT transporter, with protein MKFKNYLVFNVSVIILLVIVLVGVFAPETLEQTSASAQSFITDSFGWYYLIVVTFFVIICLYLLLSPVGRIKLGKPEDKPEFSRIVWLAMLFSAGMGIGLVFYGTAEPLSHYAISSPTNEVGTEQGMKDAMRFTYFHWGIHAWAVYGIVALSLAYTTFRKGGKTLISSTLKPLLGNSMDGRLGRIIDIIAVFATVTGIATTLGFGAVQINGGLSFLYGIPSSFLTQFIIIVIVTILFLLSAVSGLGKGIKILSNMNMILAFILLLFVFILGNTVFILNLFTDTLGTYLQNLVRMSFRISPLNGENRQWINTWTIFYWAWWIAWSPFVGIFIARISKGRTIREFVTFVLFIPSIIGFLWFTVFGGNAMFIEHKGLGTISTFATEETLFALLEHFPLSAVLSILAIVLIGVFFITSADSGTFVLGMLSANGIQNPSNRIKVIWGLLLTSISLVLLYSGGLDGLQNMMIIAALPFSVIMILMTVSLLKEVHREKAEYESKWKKKKGSM; from the coding sequence ATGAAGTTTAAAAATTATCTTGTCTTTAATGTTTCTGTAATTATTTTATTAGTGATTGTGTTAGTAGGAGTATTTGCACCAGAAACGCTTGAACAAACTTCAGCTAGTGCACAATCTTTTATTACAGATTCTTTTGGTTGGTATTATTTAATTGTCGTCACGTTTTTCGTGATAATATGTTTGTACTTATTATTAAGTCCGGTAGGGAGAATTAAATTAGGTAAACCTGAGGATAAGCCTGAATTTTCCCGAATAGTATGGTTAGCGATGCTTTTTAGCGCGGGAATGGGAATCGGACTTGTGTTTTACGGGACTGCGGAACCACTTAGTCATTATGCTATTAGTTCACCTACAAATGAGGTTGGCACAGAACAAGGCATGAAAGATGCAATGAGATTTACTTATTTTCATTGGGGAATTCATGCATGGGCAGTGTATGGAATTGTGGCATTAAGTCTTGCTTATACTACCTTTCGCAAGGGAGGAAAGACGTTAATTAGTTCGACCTTAAAACCATTGCTAGGTAATTCTATGGATGGACGATTAGGAAGAATCATTGATATTATCGCTGTTTTTGCGACAGTTACTGGAATAGCGACAACACTAGGATTCGGTGCTGTGCAAATAAATGGAGGGCTTTCCTTTCTTTATGGGATTCCTTCAAGTTTTTTAACTCAATTCATTATTATCGTAATAGTTACCATCTTATTTTTACTTTCAGCTGTCTCAGGATTAGGGAAAGGAATTAAGATCCTTAGTAATATGAATATGATATTAGCGTTTATCTTGCTTTTATTTGTATTTATTTTGGGAAATACAGTCTTTATCCTCAATTTATTTACAGATACATTGGGGACGTATTTACAGAATTTAGTGCGCATGAGCTTTCGCATTTCTCCTTTAAATGGTGAGAATCGTCAATGGATAAATACTTGGACCATTTTTTACTGGGCTTGGTGGATTGCATGGTCACCGTTTGTCGGAATTTTTATTGCTAGAATTTCCAAAGGAAGAACCATTCGTGAGTTTGTTACCTTTGTCTTATTTATTCCCTCAATAATTGGGTTTTTATGGTTTACAGTATTTGGCGGTAATGCGATGTTTATCGAGCATAAAGGATTAGGTACTATTTCCACTTTTGCAACGGAAGAAACATTATTTGCTCTTTTAGAACATTTTCCTCTTAGTGCGGTACTATCTATTTTAGCTATTGTATTAATTGGTGTGTTCTTTATTACCTCAGCAGATTCAGGTACATTTGTTTTAGGTATGCTTTCTGCCAATGGAATTCAGAATCCGAGCAATAGAATTAAAGTAATTTGGGGACTCTTACTTACCTCTATTTCGCTGGTCTTACTTTATTCAGGGGGATTAGATGGTTTACAAAATATGATGATTATTGCCGCTCTCCCTTTTTCCGTTATTATGATCTTAATGACGGTAAGTTTATTGAAGGAAGTGCATCGGGAGAAAGCAGAATATGAATCGAAGTGGAAAAAGAAAAAAGGCTCGATGTGA
- a CDS encoding SET domain-containing protein, producing MIEIKTSPLSDGEFNRGVFATCDIKKGTLFHEAPVVPYPNEQHKYIERTVLEDYVYEYGINHSAVVLGYGMLFNHSYEPNATYEINFDKHTFDYYAYKDIKAGEEILINYNGEVDDYEPLWFNKDKED from the coding sequence ATGATTGAAATTAAAACATCTCCCTTAAGTGATGGAGAATTCAATAGAGGCGTGTTTGCTACATGTGATATCAAAAAAGGTACTTTATTCCATGAAGCTCCCGTTGTTCCATATCCAAATGAGCAGCACAAATATATCGAAAGAACAGTACTAGAAGATTATGTTTATGAATATGGGATTAACCACAGTGCTGTTGTTCTAGGATACGGCATGCTTTTTAACCATTCCTATGAACCAAATGCAACATATGAAATTAATTTTGATAAGCATACATTTGACTATTATGCTTATAAGGATATAAAAGCTGGCGAAGAAATATTAATCAATTATAATGGCGAAGTCGATGATTATGAGCCGTTATGGTTTAATAAAGATAAAGAAGATTAA
- the truA gene encoding tRNA pseudouridine(38-40) synthase TruA produces the protein MKNYKMLIQYDGGRYKGWQRLGNGDQSIQGKIENVLTEMVGEKIEIIGCSRTDAGVHALSQVANFKMKKEMTEKEVMNYLNHYLPNDISISKVQIVPDRFHARYNAKDKTYLYKIWNKSYTHPFMRKYSMHVEKRLNLKKMEQAAVYFVGKHDFTAFSNAKSKKKSMVKEVYYVDIKEVDGFIEIRVSGDGFLYNMVRKIVGTLIEVGLGKVEADTIPAILETKDRSLTGMMAEANGLFLEKVKF, from the coding sequence ATGAAAAATTATAAAATGCTTATTCAATATGATGGCGGCCGTTACAAAGGATGGCAGCGTCTGGGAAATGGAGACCAATCCATTCAAGGAAAAATTGAAAATGTCTTAACAGAAATGGTAGGAGAAAAGATTGAAATTATAGGTTGCAGCAGAACAGATGCAGGGGTGCATGCTTTATCTCAAGTTGCCAATTTTAAAATGAAGAAAGAGATGACGGAAAAAGAAGTAATGAATTATTTAAACCACTACTTGCCGAATGATATTAGTATCTCAAAAGTACAAATCGTTCCTGATCGCTTTCATGCCAGATATAATGCAAAGGATAAAACGTATTTATATAAAATATGGAATAAATCGTATACCCATCCATTTATGCGTAAATATAGCATGCATGTAGAGAAAAGATTAAATCTAAAGAAAATGGAACAAGCAGCTGTCTATTTTGTGGGGAAACATGATTTTACAGCTTTCTCCAATGCTAAATCAAAGAAAAAGTCAATGGTGAAAGAAGTATACTATGTTGATATAAAAGAAGTAGACGGATTTATAGAAATTCGCGTGAGCGGCGATGGCTTCCTTTATAATATGGTCAGAAAAATAGTTGGTACATTGATTGAAGTTGGCCTAGGAAAAGTCGAAGCGGATACTATTCCAGCAATTTTGGAAACAAAAGATCGTAGTCTAACAGGCATGATGGCAGAAGCGAATGGATTATTTTTGGAAAAAGTAAAGTTTTAA
- a CDS encoding nicotinate phosphoribosyltransferase — protein sequence MNYADDSLMLHTDLYQINMMETYWRDRVHERKAVFELYFRKLPFGNGFAVFAGLERILSYIKNCRFTDSDIDYLRNEVGYKEDFLDYLKNVTFSGDIYCMQEGELVFANEPILRVEASLAEAQLVETALLNIVNYQTLIATKAARMKQVIGSQTAMEFGTRRAQEMDAAIWGTRAAFIGGFSATSNVRAGKIFGIPVSGTHAHALVQAYQDEYEAFKKYAEAHTDCVFLVDTYDTLRSGIPNAIKIAKEFGDKIHFKGIRLDSGDLAYLSKKARAMLDEAGFYDAKIIASNDLDEYTIMNLQAEGAKIDIWGIGTKLITAFDQAALGAVYKLVSIENESGEMRDTIKLSGNPEKISTPGQKRVYRIINKENGHAEGDYITLASEAITQEPLKMFHPVHPYLNKVVTNYQAIELHHPVIKNGHIQITPPLLTDIQKKVEDNLELLWNEYKRTLNPEEYPVDLSKACWENKRNYIEKMKEKTNPI from the coding sequence ATGAATTATGCTGATGACAGTCTTATGCTTCATACCGATCTCTACCAAATTAACATGATGGAGACCTATTGGAGAGATAGGGTACATGAGCGAAAAGCTGTATTTGAACTTTATTTTCGCAAGCTGCCATTTGGTAATGGCTTTGCTGTTTTTGCTGGTTTAGAACGGATTTTATCTTATATAAAAAATTGCCGATTTACAGATAGTGATATTGATTATTTAAGAAATGAAGTTGGCTATAAGGAGGATTTTTTAGATTACCTAAAAAATGTTACTTTTTCAGGAGACATTTATTGCATGCAAGAAGGAGAGCTAGTATTTGCTAATGAACCTATTCTCCGTGTAGAAGCTTCACTTGCAGAAGCGCAATTAGTGGAGACTGCATTGTTAAATATTGTTAATTATCAAACGCTTATTGCCACGAAAGCTGCGAGAATGAAGCAGGTTATTGGCAGTCAAACGGCGATGGAGTTTGGGACAAGAAGAGCGCAGGAAATGGATGCGGCGATTTGGGGAACAAGGGCTGCCTTTATCGGAGGATTTTCTGCAACTAGTAATGTAAGGGCTGGTAAGATTTTTGGCATTCCTGTATCTGGTACACATGCCCATGCATTAGTTCAAGCGTATCAAGATGAATATGAAGCTTTTAAGAAATATGCGGAGGCGCATACAGACTGCGTTTTTTTAGTGGATACATATGATACACTTCGTTCCGGTATACCAAATGCCATAAAGATTGCAAAGGAATTTGGTGATAAAATTCATTTTAAAGGAATTCGCTTAGACAGTGGAGATTTAGCCTATCTTTCTAAGAAAGCAAGAGCAATGCTCGATGAAGCCGGGTTCTACGATGCGAAAATTATCGCATCGAATGATTTAGATGAGTATACAATTATGAATTTACAGGCAGAAGGAGCAAAGATTGATATTTGGGGAATTGGAACCAAGCTGATAACAGCGTTTGATCAGGCGGCATTAGGAGCTGTGTATAAATTAGTAAGCATTGAAAATGAATCAGGTGAAATGAGGGATACGATAAAATTATCTGGAAATCCGGAAAAGATATCTACACCAGGGCAGAAAAGAGTATATCGAATTATTAACAAGGAAAATGGTCATGCGGAAGGGGATTATATTACCCTCGCATCTGAAGCCATCACACAAGAGCCTTTAAAAATGTTTCATCCTGTTCATCCTTATTTAAATAAGGTGGTAACAAATTACCAGGCAATTGAATTACATCATCCAGTTATAAAGAATGGGCATATTCAAATAACGCCGCCACTATTAACCGATATTCAAAAAAAGGTCGAGGATAACCTAGAGTTGTTATGGAATGAATATAAAAGAACGCTCAATCCGGAAGAGTATCCAGTTGATTTAAGTAAAGCTTGCTGGGAGAACAAGCGCAATTATATAGAGAAAATGAAGGAAAAGACGAACCCAATTTAA
- the nadD gene encoding nicotinate-nucleotide adenylyltransferase — translation MVRKIGVYGSSFDPITNVHLWTASTVAHRCKLDKVIFLPSSSKRRDKTMETADEHRIEMVNMAIADNDKFAFDDYEMKQDGWEIYTYHTMNYFKKLLPEDEVYFIMGADLLVDIGQGKWTKGEELVAENRFIVMARNGIDMLSTISRSPLLRNHDDGKTFHLLDKGLSMEISSTYIREEFSMGGEPRYLLPEKCYQYIKKNKLYQ, via the coding sequence ATGGTGAGAAAAATAGGGGTTTATGGATCATCCTTTGATCCCATTACAAATGTTCATCTTTGGACGGCCAGTACAGTTGCTCATCGATGCAAGTTAGATAAAGTCATTTTTCTTCCTTCTTCGAGCAAAAGAAGAGATAAAACAATGGAAACAGCTGATGAACATCGTATAGAGATGGTTAATATGGCAATAGCTGACAATGATAAATTTGCATTCGATGACTATGAAATGAAGCAAGATGGCTGGGAAATCTATACGTATCACACGATGAATTATTTTAAAAAGTTACTTCCAGAAGACGAGGTATATTTCATTATGGGAGCCGATTTACTTGTTGATATTGGTCAAGGTAAATGGACCAAAGGGGAAGAATTAGTAGCGGAAAATCGATTTATCGTTATGGCTCGAAATGGGATTGATATGCTTTCCACGATCAGCCGCTCACCACTTCTTCGCAATCATGATGATGGGAAGACCTTTCACTTGTTAGATAAGGGACTGTCCATGGAAATAAGCTCTACTTATATACGAGAAGAGTTTTCAATGGGGGGAGAACCAAGGTATCTTTTGCCAGAAAAGTGTTATCAATATATAAAGAAAAATAAGTTATATCAATAA